One window from the genome of Dehalococcoidia bacterium encodes:
- a CDS encoding IS5/IS1182 family transposase: MNGPTFASLAYDNKKKRTRREKFLEEMDRVIPWDELLKIVRKRYPKKGNGRQPMPLERM; encoded by the coding sequence ATAAATGGACCCACATTTGCCAGCCTGGCCTATGACAATAAGAAGAAGAGGACTCGCCGGGAGAAGTTCCTGGAAGAGATGGATCGGGTGATTCCTTGGGATGAGTTATTGAAGATCGTTCGGAAGCGCTATCCGAAGAAAGGGAATGGTCGCCAGCCGATGCCATTGGAGCGGATGC